In Methanothermobacter tenebrarum, the sequence TGGGCTATTATCATATTTTCCATTGCAGCCATGGCCCTTGGTATTAGCATGGCTATCATGCAGACAGACTTCAAACGTTTGATAGGTTTCCTTGCAGTTGGAGAATTAGGCTATATAGGAATAGGATTGGGATTAGGGACTACTATGAGCATAACAGCGGGACTTTTCCAGGCTGTGAACGAGGCGCTGGCGACCGCTTGTCTCTTTTTGGGCTTTGGGACAATACTCTACCAGACAGGGACAAGTGAAATAGATAAACTGGGAGGTCTTTTAAAGTATAAACCTGGCGTGGCCGGGCTCATGATCCTGGCAGGTTTTATAATGGCTGGCATACCACCATTTAATGTCTTCCAGAGCAAATTGATGCTTATAGAATCTGCTATAAGCGCTGGTTTCCCCGAACTTGCCATTATAATGATATTGTTAAGTATAGTCACGTTCATGACTTTTATGAAGGCATATTATTCAATCTATCTAAAACCGGAGCCAAGGGGCCTTGAAGTTAAAGCTGAGAGGATACCCTCCTCCACGATATTTTCTATGATAATCTTGTTGGTGATCTGCACAATACTCGGTATACTGCCACAACTTGCAACCTCACAATTTGGGAGCATAACCCATGGACTGCTAATGCTATAATGAGGGGGGAGACCATGACATTATATGATACTATAATCGAGAAGATAAGGGAGATAGAAGAGAAGACTAGGATGGAGGCGCGGGTGACGAATATATCCGCCTCTGCTGTTTTAACAGCTGAACTCACCCTCGTATCCACAATATTCCTAGCGATACTAATGATAAGGAAACTAAATATTTACATAATGGTACTTTTCCTCTTATTGGTTGGGGTCATGTTATCTTCAATGACACCCATCACAGTTATTCTACGCAGGGAGCAAACCGACTCCTTTTATAAGATGATATTTTATGTCATCTTAACCTTCGGAGTTTTAATAACATTACTCTACTGGGGGAATATAAATGTTTGAAGGGATCAGGGGTCTTATAGCAACATTTTCATTAGCCATTTTTGGAATCACATTTTTTGATACCATAATAGGCCTATACAAGGTTCTTAATCCTGGTATAAGTTACATATACAATTATGTGGGTACGAGGATAGCCCCCAACATGGTTACAATTGTCGTATTCGACTGGAGAGGATATGACACCCTCGGAGAGGCTCTAATATTAGTCACAGCGGTTATTGTAACATTACTCATCTTTGGAAGAGGGAAAGTAGAACTTGGAGGGAAATAGGGATGAGCACCATACTCAAAATATTCGCATTCCCGGCATCAATAATAATAATATGCCTTGGAATCTCAACAATACTAGGAGGCCATATAACCCCCGGTGGCGGATTCCAGGGTGGCGCGATCATAGCAGCAGGATTCATATTCTGTGCAATAGTCTACGGATTCGAGAATACACCATTCAAATTCACGCACAGGTTCATGGCAACATTAGAGAGCATAGGGGCTATAGGCTACATACTCCTTGGATTGGCCGGCCTCCTACTCTCTGGTTACTTCCTCTACAATATAGGAGTGGACTTGTATAATCTCCTGCCAGCGAGCATAGGTAGTGTTTTCAATTACCCGGACGCAGTACATGCGGGTATAATACCATACCTGAACATATTAATTGGATTGAAAGTGCTGGTGGGTTTGAGCGCCGTTGTCATAACCTTCCTAGAATTTAAAGGAGAATAATCTGGGGGAAGCAAATGTTATATGTTGGTCCAAGCCTCTTCGGATTCCTAATAGGTTTCATCCTCGGAACAAGGATAAAAGAAGATGAAGAAGTAAAATTTCCCATATCATCCTATATTGTAATCCTTATAGCCGCAATTTTAATGGCATGGCAACTAGGCCCATTCCCATACTACCATGATCTGCCATTAGCAAGCGGTTTCATAGCAGCATTCGTTGGTATAATACTAGGGAGGATCATAAGAGGCTAAAATGGGAGAGTAAGGATTATGTTCATCACAACAGCAAAATGTGAAGGTATAGGTGAATGCATAAAGGCGTGTCCAACAGA encodes:
- a CDS encoding energy-converting hydrogenase B subunit G, EhbG; translated protein: MTLYDTIIEKIREIEEKTRMEARVTNISASAVLTAELTLVSTIFLAILMIRKLNIYIMVLFLLLVGVMLSSMTPITVILRREQTDSFYKMIFYVILTFGVLITLLYWGNINV
- a CDS encoding EhbH — its product is MFEGIRGLIATFSLAIFGITFFDTIIGLYKVLNPGISYIYNYVGTRIAPNMVTIVVFDWRGYDTLGEALILVTAVIVTLLIFGRGKVELGGK
- a CDS encoding MnhB domain-containing protein; the protein is MSTILKIFAFPASIIIICLGISTILGGHITPGGGFQGGAIIAAGFIFCAIVYGFENTPFKFTHRFMATLESIGAIGYILLGLAGLLLSGYFLYNIGVDLYNLLPASIGSVFNYPDAVHAGIIPYLNILIGLKVLVGLSAVVITFLEFKGE
- a CDS encoding energy-converting hydrogenase B subunit J; translated protein: MLYVGPSLFGFLIGFILGTRIKEDEEVKFPISSYIVILIAAILMAWQLGPFPYYHDLPLASGFIAAFVGIILGRIIRG